The following proteins are encoded in a genomic region of Astatotilapia calliptera chromosome 22, fAstCal1.2, whole genome shotgun sequence:
- the LOC113015368 gene encoding ictacalcin-like, whose amino-acid sequence MSSSIQQAMALLIGAFHKYSGKEGDKLTLSKGELKELLQNELGDIFGKSTDKAKLDKIFKDLDANADGTVDFQEYVTLVACLTMLCNDFFTEK is encoded by the exons ATGTCTTCTAGCATCCAGCAGGCTATGGCACTGCTCATTGGCGCCTTTCATAAATACTCTGGCAAGGAGGGAGACAAACTCACCCTAAGCAAGGGAGAGCTGAAGGAACTTCTTCAAAATGAGCTTGGAGACATATTTGGC AAATCCACTGACAAGGCAAAACTGGACAAGATCTTCAAGGATCTGGACGCAAACGCGGACGGCACTGTGGATTTTCAAGAGTATGTCACGCTGGTCGCCTGCCTCACTATGCTCTGCAACGATTTCTTCACCGAAAAATAA